GAGAATGCTCCCGGCAGATCGGCGGTAAGCTTTGAAATATTAATTTTCCCATTGTGCCCCTCAGCCATTCCACGAAGAGCAATTGCCCGGAAGGGGTAGCTCTTTGCCAGTTTCCCCGAAGATGCTCCGGTTAGCAGCAGCACATCCTGCTTGCCAATGTAGGCCTTGACTTCGGAGATAAAGCTCCCCTTGTTGATTTCTCGAAGCATCAGCCAATCGGCTTTGGCTGTTGCCCGGAGCTCGGAATGGGGGGTGTTCAGCTCCAGTCCGGTTACCTGCATGGCTCTATTATCGGCCTGAAGACGCCCCTTCATAGAGTCTATAGTGATGCCCGAGCGATCGGTCAGGGAAAGTTTGCGGACGATACCTGCCAGGTAACGACTCTGGTTCCTGAAGGAATCCACCGTAAATGAGATTCCACGTAATGCCAGATGTGTAGGATCGAATCCTCGGAACGGTTCCTTCTGGTTCGAATCGTAGTTGAACGTACCCTTGTTGACAATAATATGTTGCATGCGATACAAACTCCGGGGCAAGTCCACCAGTCCATTAGTAAGGAGCCCTTCACCGATGGAAGCAGACAGGTGTGTACTATCCAGCGGTTGTTCTAGATGGAAAGAGACGTTTTGTAGCTTCAGCCGACTAAGGTAGAATTTCCACCGGATAGGTTTGGATGGTTCTTTGGTTTTTGTTTCTGTAGTATCAAGAATCGAAAGCCTGACATCGGCATCTTTCAATGTGGCAGCAGATATCAGCATCTCTTCCCTGCTTATTCCAACCTTTTCCGATCGTAGAAAAAAACGGTCTAGCTTACCTTTCAGTCGAATCCCTTTAATCAGATGAGATGAGTTGAAGTCAACTTTACTCAGGGTAAAGCCTTCTACTTTTATCTCTCCCTGCAATAAGCGTTTCAGCCCTAAATCGACAATTGCCTTATCGGCTACCAACAATGTATCTTTTGATGAAATTACACTTACTCCGTGTACTGACAAGTCTAGCGGAAAAGAGAGGCTGATTCGGTCAATGGCAATCTGCATTCCCGTCTGTTTTGAAGCATACTTTACAAACTGCTTCTTAAGTTGATTCTGGACAGGAGGCAGATAAAGCAACACGATGAGTATTGCCAAAAGAATAAACGGTGATAGCAAAGCATAGCCCACCCTTTTCAGCCACTTTTTCGTCCGTCCTCCCATAATTATGAAATGTTCTATATCAAAGATAACATTTATTTCTGAATCTTGTTTGCCATACTGATTATGAATTCGTACAAATAATATATATTTGCTGTCAGAAAACTAACTTCTAAAGAAAAACATTATGTTACTATCTACAACAAACAGTATAGAGGGTAAAAACATTACCACGTACTATGGAATTGTTTCCGGAGAAACCATTATCGGTGCCAATATTTTCAAGGATATTTTTGCAGGTATACGCGACATTATCGGTGGTCGTTCCAACTCTTACGAGAAAGTGCTTCGTGAAGCTAAGGAGACCGCTCTCCGCGAAATGGCCGAAAATGCACAGCGAATGGGGGCTAATGCCGTAATCGGGGTTGACCTGGACTATGAAACGGTTGGCTCGAATGGTAGTATGCTGATGGTGACAGCCTGCGGAACGGCCGTTTTTTATCAATAAACAGAAAGTCTGGGCATTGAAAGAAAAAGGATAGGGCCGATATGATAAAAGGTTCTAATTATCGCCCTATCGTTTGGCTTAATTGTCTGAAAGTACTACTTTTGTCTCCAAATTAATCAGTTCATTCACATGAGAAAACATTTACTGATTACACTTTCGCTCCTCTTCGCAGGATTTATTTTAACGGGATTCGCCCAAAACAAAAAAGTAAATATGGAAAATCAGAAAGAAACAATGCTGTTGATACAGACAGATTTAGGGGACATAAAAATCAAACTCTACAATGAAACGCCTCAACACCGTGATAACTTCATCAAACTTGCCAAAGAAGGTTTTTATGATGGAACTCTTTTTCACCGTGTAATTAAAGATTTCATGATTCAGGGAGGTGACCCCGATTCCAGAAAGGCTGCAAAAGGCCAGATGCTTGGTTCGGGAGATGCCGGATATACAGTTCCAGCCGAGTTTGTTTACCCACAGCTGTTCCACAAAAAAGGAGCTCTTTCGGCCGCTCGTCAGGGAGACGAGGTGAACCCGAAAAAGGCTTCAAGCGGATGCCAGTTCTACATTGTTACCGGTAAGAAATACTCTGAAGGTCAGATCCTGAATATGGAACACCAAATGAACCATGGAAAAGTGGAACAGATTTTCAGTAACCTGGTAAGCAAGAACACTGCTAAGATTAAGAAGCTACGTATGGACCGCGACAAAGAGGGACTGTATGAATTGCAGGAAGAGCTGATTGCCGAAGCTAAAACAATAGCCGACACCATGCCCGACTTCAAGTTTACACCCGAACAGGTGAAAGCTTACACCACCGTTGGTGGTACTCCGCACCTGGACAACCAGTACACCGTATTTGGGGAGGTAGTGGAAGGTATGGAAGTGGTAGATTCCATACAGAAGGTAAAGACTAACCGCTCCGACCGCCCGGAAGAGGATATCAGAATGAAAGTCACAGTACTGGATTAATTAAGATGATTGAAGTAAACAGACGCACGCTCTCAAACGGACTTCGTTTGATTCATTCGGAAGATACCAGTACACAGATGGTTGCCATCAATGTACTGTACAATGTCGGGGCTAAGGACGAAGATGAGAATCATACCGGGTTTGCCCACCTCTTTGAACATCTGATGTTCGGAGGGTCGGTAAACATTCCCGATTATGATGCTCCGGTTCAGTTGGCCGGCGGAGAAAACAATGCATGGACCAACAACGATATCACCAACTATTACCTCACCCTGCCCAAACAAAACGCGGAAACAGGGTTCTGGTTGGAATCGGACCGTATGCTCAGCCTCGACTTTAACCCGAAAAGCCTGGATGTTCAGAGGCAGGTAGTGACAGAAGAGTTCAAACAACGAAATCTGAATCAGCCTTACGGTGATGTATCCCACCTGCTTCGTCCGCTGGCATACAAAGTACATTCATACCAATGGCCAACCATAGGAAAGGAGATATCGCATATCACCAATGCCACCCTTGAGGAAGTAAAAGATTTCTTCTTTCATTTCTATGCTCCCAATAATGCCATTCTTTGTGTTACGGGAAATATACCGTTTGAGGAGGCCATCCGGCTGGCCGAGAAGTGGTTTGGCCCGATTCCTGCCCGCGATGTTCGTGTGCGGAACCTTCCTTGTGAACCCAAACAGACGGAAGAGAGGCGACTCGAAGTGGAACGTCCTGTGCCGCTCGATGCTCTCTACATGGCTTTCCACATGAGCGAGCGCACACACCCCGACTACTATGCATTCGATATTCTGTCTGATGTGCTGAGCAACGGAAACTCCAGCCGATTTATTCAACACCTGGTGAAAGAGCGTCAGGTGTTTACCTCTGTCGATGCTTATATTTCAGGAAGTGTGGAACCGGGATTGTTCCAGATTGCCGGAAAGCCGGCACCGGGAGTATCTCTTGAACAGGCGGAAGCTGCTGTATGGGAAGAGCTTGAAGCTCTGAAAACCACTTTGGTGGAAGAGCAGGAGCTGGAGAAAGTTAAAAACAAATTTGAATCTGAACAAATTTTTAGTAATATCAACTATCTGAACGTGGCCACCAACCTGGCATTCTTTGAACTGATAAGCAAGGCGGAAGAACTTAACAATGAAGTAAGCAATTACCGTAAAGTTACCGCCGATCAGCTGAAAGAGGTAGCCGGACAGGCATTTGTTCGCGAGAACTGCTCTACGCTCTATTACAAAGCGCAGAAATAATCATGATCCAATTTATTTCAACATACAAGGAACACTACAAAGCGCTGTTCCGTTTAGGACTTCCCCTGGTTATAGGACAGCTGGGCATAATCATTCTGGGGTTTGCCGACACCATAATGGTGGGACACCACAGCACCATTGAGCTGGCTGCCGCCTCTTTTGTGAATAACCTCTTCACTTTGGCAATAATCTTCAGCACCGGGTTTTCTTACGGACTGACTCCCATTGTGGGAAGCCTTTTCGGGAAAGAGGATTCCTGTGGAGCGGGACAGGCGCTGAAGAACAGTCTTGCCGCCAACCTATTGGTGGCACTGATGCTGACGGTGGTTATGTTTGTGGTCTACCTCAACATTCACCGCTTTGGACAACCGGAAGAGTTGCTTCCCCTGATTCGTCCTTATTACTTGGTGCTATTGGCCTCACTGTTCTTTGTGCTTGTCTTTAATGCATTCAAACAGTTTGCAGATGGGATAACCGACACCCGGACCTCCATGTGGATTCTTTTGTGGGGTAATGCCTTCCACATCGTCCTCAACTATCTGCTGATTTATGGAATACTGGGACTACCCGAAATGGGATTGCTGGGAGCCGGAGTAAGTACATTGATTGCCCGGATTGTAATGCCGATAGCTTTTGCTTTTCTCTTTTTCAGAAGCAAACGATACATTCCATACCTGAATGGCTTTAAGCTGAATGGCTTTTCAAAAGAGTTATTTAGAAGACTCAACGCGTTGGGTTGGCCCTTGGCGTTTCAAATGGGAATGGAAACCGCCTCGTTTACCTTTAGCACCATCATGGTAGGGTGGCTAGGCAGCATTGCGTTGGCATCTCACCAGGTGATGCTCACCGTTTCGAGCCTCTGTTTTATGGTATATTACGGAATGGGGGCGGCAATTGCAGTCAGAGTAAGCAATTTCAAGGGAAAGAACGATATTGTGAATGTACGTCGTTCCGCCTATGCTGGCTTTCATATCATCCTGCTGATGGCAGTGATCTCAGCAGGTTCTATATTTCTTTTGCGTAACCATCTCGGACCAATCTTCACTGATAGCGAGGAGGTGAACGCCATGGTGATAACACTGATCTTTCCTTTCCTGCTATACCAGTTTGGCGACGGCGCACAAATAGCTTTTGCCAATGCACTGCGTGGAATTGCAGACGTAAAGCCGATGATGTACATTGCTTTCATCAGTTATTTCCTGATCTCTCTTCCGGCGGGCTATTTCTTTGGATTTACCCTGGACTGGGGTGTCAAAGGGGTTTGGATGGCCTTTCCGTTCGGGCTGACCAGCGCGGGCATCATGTTTTACCTGAGGTTCCGGAAGCGAACTTTGGCATAACCGGCTTCTTTGATAATAAAAAAGAGATGCAAGATAAAAAGAGACTTCCCATCCATTTTGCTCCGCTACAGGGCTTCACCGATGCGCCTTATCGCAATGCGCACGAATCCATATTTGGCGGCATAGAGACCTACTATACCCCTTTTGTCAGGTTGGAAAAGGGAGAGTTTCGCAACAAAGAGCTGCGGGAAATTGAGCCAGAAAACAATACTGTTCAGCACCTGGTTCCTCAGTTAATAGCAGCCACCCCTGATGAGCTGCGAAAAATTGTCGCCCTCTTCCTCGATAAAGGGTACACGGAGACAGACATCAACCTGGGTTGCCCCTTCCCAATGCTGGCACGTCGTCACAAAGGTTCAGGTATTCTTCCTTATCCAAAAGAGGTAGAGGAGCTGCTAAATACCATACTGGAATTTCCCGATATGAAATTCTCCGTCAAGATGCGTCTGGGATGGGAAAGCCCGGAAGAGTGCCTCGCCCTGCTTCCAATACTGAACAACCTTCCGCTGCGACAAATTACCCTCCATGCTCGTGTAGGAAAACAACAGTATAAGGGAACAACAGACAGGAACGCATTCGAGACGTTTTATAACGAATGCAAGCATACGCTTCTATATAATGGAGATATCGCTTCAATTGAGGATATAGACAGGCTCTTAAATCGTTTTCCTAATCTTTCGGGAGTGATGATAGGCAGAGGTCTGCTGGCCAATCCGGCACTTGCATCGGAATACCTGAAAGGGGAAAAGCTTTCCCGTAGCGAAATGCTTGAAAAGGTGCGGGCATTTCACACTCTGCTGCTCAATCATTACGAGGCACACCTGCAGGGGAACGACCAGTTGGTGACAAAGATGAAGAGTATCTGGGAGTATCTGTTACCTGAGATGGATAAGAAGCTAAAGAAGAAAATTCTAAAAAGCACCAAACTGGAAACATACAGAACGGCTGTTTCAGAAGGATTAAAGTAAATACAAGCCATACAGCTCTTTTTCAGAGATGTGGCGAACCAACTAAAAAGGCTGTTACAAAAGAAATATCTCTTGTAGCAGCCTTCTCTGTTATTTCAAAACCGTAAGAAAGATTATCCTATCATCTCGAATCCCTTCCATAAATTATCTTCGGGCACCGGAGCCTCCAACTCGATCCGTTCCTTGGAAACCGGATGAATAAAGGAGACATAACGGGAATGAAGACAGATACTTCCATCGGGATTTGAACGAGGCGAGCCATATTTCAGGTCTCCCTTGATGGGACATCCCATTTTTGCCAACTGACAACGAATCTGATGGTGCCTTCCGGTTTTCAGGTTCACCTCAAGCAGGTAATAATTCTGAGAATGGCCAATCAGCTTATAATCCAGAATGGCTTTCTTTGAATTAGGCACCTCTTTGTCGTATGCATAACTCTTGTTCTGTTTCTCGTTACGCACCAAATAATGAACCAGCTCACCTTCGGGTTCTTTTGGACAGTTCTTTACAATGGCCCAATATGTTTTTTTCACTTCGCTGTTCTTGAACATCTCGTTCAGTCGAGGGAGTGCTTTACTGGTCTTTGCAAAAAGAACAATTCCGCTTACAGGGCGATCCAGCCGGTGAACAACTCCCAGAAAAACATTTCCGGGTTTATTGTATTTCTCCTTCAGATACTGTTTTACAATCTCTGACAAGGGGGTATCGCCCGTTTTATCTCCCTGAACTATCTCGGAACTTGTCTTGTTGACAACAATGATATGATTATCTTCGTAAATTACGGTCATTCCTTTTCTTACATATTCATACCGCCACAGCAGTGAATTACTTGTCCGCTTACATAAGAAGACAAATCAGATGCTAAGAAAGTAGCAACATTGGCCACATCTTCCGGAGTACCTCCACGGCGCAAAGGAATATTTTTAGCCCACTCTTTCTTAACTTCTTCAGTTAAGGCAGCAGTCATATCAGTAATAATGAATCCAGGAGCAATTGCATTGGCACGAACACCACGAGAACCTAATTCCTTAGCAATTGATTTTGCCAAACCAATCATACCAGCTTTAGAAGCTGAGTAGTTACATTGACCAGCATTTCCTGAAACACCAACTACAGAAGCCATGTTGATGATGCTTCCGGCTTTTTGTTTCATCATAACAGGAGTAACTGCGTGAATAAAGTTGAACGCTGATTTCAGGTTAACGTTAATAACCATATCCCACTGTTGTTCAGTCATACGCATCATTAATCCGTCACGAGTAATACCGGCATTATTAACCAGAATATCTACACGGCCAAAGTCCTTTACAATCTCAGCAACCACGTTGGCTGTATCTTCAAAATTTGCGGCATTAGAAGCATATCCCTTAGCTTTTACACCTAGTGCTTCAATTTCTTTTTCTGTATTCTTAGCATTTTCATCAATAACAAGATCGGTGAATGCAACATTTGCTCCTTCAGAAGCAAACTTCAAAGCTATTGCTTTACCGATACCACGAGCAGCTCCGGTTACAATGGCTGTTTTTCCATCTAATAATCCCATACTAAAATTAATTTAAAATCATTTATTTATTTACTGATCTCTTTTCTACACAATGCATTATAAACAATCTTTGTGACGTACCTCTTACGGGTTGCAGGATCCAGGTTGTGTCCCAGACGTCCACGAATATAAGGTACCTCCACCCCTTTTACACAATAATGGATAATATTTGCAGTGATATCTACATCGTCAATCTGAAAAACCCCTTTCTCTTTACCTTCAGTAAGTACACTTCTGAAAAGTGCCACTTCTTTGGCATCAAAACGTTTTCGAACCTTCTCTACGCGCCAGATATCGCGAAAGAAATTTGCCCGCAGGGTTCCATTGCGATAAACAACCTCCTTCACTGCATCAAGGCGGGTATATATTAGCTCCATCAATTTCTGGTCGGGTGAAATGTTACGCTCGGCGACTTCCTTCATCGTGTCTGAAAGCATATCCAGCTCAGACTCTACCACAGCAGAGTATATCTCTTCCTTATTTTTGAAATAAGTATAAAGAGTACGCCGTCCTTTTTTGGAAGCAATGGCTATATCATTCATCGTAGTGTTTTCCACTCCCATTTTGGCAAAGAGCTGACGGGCAACATCTACTAGTTTTATTCTGGTTTTTGAAATAGTCATAGGCATTAAACCTGCACATTATTGTTTTATTTGAGCAAAAGTAATTTATTTCTTCTTATTACACAAGAAAAGAAGTCTATAATTAATAAGAAGCATTATTTAACAATCGATATACACACCTATCATTAAGCAAGTTAAAGTTATATTTCGTGAATAATTTACGATTGGACTCATAAAATATTTTGTTTTATTAAATAAAAGCTATACTTTTGTACTCAGAAAACATCGCGGAGTGGAGCAGTGGTAGCTCGTTGGGCTCATAACCCAAAGGTCGTTCGTTCGAATCGGGCCTCCGCAACAAAGAAAGAGCTTTCTTATTTCGAGACAGCTCTTTTATTTTACCCTCTATTTCTAAAGAATTACTTAGATTGAAGTCTGGTAAAAAAGTCAATTGCACAAACTCCTAAGCACATGACAGCATTGCATAACATCAACTTCAGACAATGCTAAAAAAGAATCTTATAGTAACCTCTCTCAGATTCTTGCAAATAAGTAATAGCCTATAAAAAACAGGCTCTTACATAATCTGCACTCTCTGCAACAGTTCTTTTGCCCATTTAAGCTCATTGGACACCCAGTTTAAATCGTCTGTATTATTGGCCTGCGACTGGAAATCGGCGAGATGACCGATGTAGTTCTGGAGTGCATCAGCGGCCTTTGCCTGCTTTT
The Bacteroides sedimenti genome window above contains:
- a CDS encoding heavy metal-binding domain-containing protein, whose product is MLLSTTNSIEGKNITTYYGIVSGETIIGANIFKDIFAGIRDIIGGRSNSYEKVLREAKETALREMAENAQRMGANAVIGVDLDYETVGSNGSMLMVTACGTAVFYQ
- a CDS encoding peptidylprolyl isomerase, yielding MRKHLLITLSLLFAGFILTGFAQNKKVNMENQKETMLLIQTDLGDIKIKLYNETPQHRDNFIKLAKEGFYDGTLFHRVIKDFMIQGGDPDSRKAAKGQMLGSGDAGYTVPAEFVYPQLFHKKGALSAARQGDEVNPKKASSGCQFYIVTGKKYSEGQILNMEHQMNHGKVEQIFSNLVSKNTAKIKKLRMDRDKEGLYELQEELIAEAKTIADTMPDFKFTPEQVKAYTTVGGTPHLDNQYTVFGEVVEGMEVVDSIQKVKTNRSDRPEEDIRMKVTVLD
- a CDS encoding MATE family efflux transporter, which encodes MIQFISTYKEHYKALFRLGLPLVIGQLGIIILGFADTIMVGHHSTIELAAASFVNNLFTLAIIFSTGFSYGLTPIVGSLFGKEDSCGAGQALKNSLAANLLVALMLTVVMFVVYLNIHRFGQPEELLPLIRPYYLVLLASLFFVLVFNAFKQFADGITDTRTSMWILLWGNAFHIVLNYLLIYGILGLPEMGLLGAGVSTLIARIVMPIAFAFLFFRSKRYIPYLNGFKLNGFSKELFRRLNALGWPLAFQMGMETASFTFSTIMVGWLGSIALASHQVMLTVSSLCFMVYYGMGAAIAVRVSNFKGKNDIVNVRRSAYAGFHIILLMAVISAGSIFLLRNHLGPIFTDSEEVNAMVITLIFPFLLYQFGDGAQIAFANALRGIADVKPMMYIAFISYFLISLPAGYFFGFTLDWGVKGVWMAFPFGLTSAGIMFYLRFRKRTLA
- a CDS encoding M16 family metallopeptidase translates to MIEVNRRTLSNGLRLIHSEDTSTQMVAINVLYNVGAKDEDENHTGFAHLFEHLMFGGSVNIPDYDAPVQLAGGENNAWTNNDITNYYLTLPKQNAETGFWLESDRMLSLDFNPKSLDVQRQVVTEEFKQRNLNQPYGDVSHLLRPLAYKVHSYQWPTIGKEISHITNATLEEVKDFFFHFYAPNNAILCVTGNIPFEEAIRLAEKWFGPIPARDVRVRNLPCEPKQTEERRLEVERPVPLDALYMAFHMSERTHPDYYAFDILSDVLSNGNSSRFIQHLVKERQVFTSVDAYISGSVEPGLFQIAGKPAPGVSLEQAEAAVWEELEALKTTLVEEQELEKVKNKFESEQIFSNINYLNVATNLAFFELISKAEELNNEVSNYRKVTADQLKEVAGQAFVRENCSTLYYKAQK
- a CDS encoding TetR/AcrR family transcriptional regulator, with the translated sequence MTISKTRIKLVDVARQLFAKMGVENTTMNDIAIASKKGRRTLYTYFKNKEEIYSAVVESELDMLSDTMKEVAERNISPDQKLMELIYTRLDAVKEVVYRNGTLRANFFRDIWRVEKVRKRFDAKEVALFRSVLTEGKEKGVFQIDDVDITANIIHYCVKGVEVPYIRGRLGHNLDPATRKRYVTKIVYNALCRKEISK
- the fabG gene encoding 3-oxoacyl-[acyl-carrier-protein] reductase, with amino-acid sequence MGLLDGKTAIVTGAARGIGKAIALKFASEGANVAFTDLVIDENAKNTEKEIEALGVKAKGYASNAANFEDTANVVAEIVKDFGRVDILVNNAGITRDGLMMRMTEQQWDMVINVNLKSAFNFIHAVTPVMMKQKAGSIINMASVVGVSGNAGQCNYSASKAGMIGLAKSIAKELGSRGVRANAIAPGFIITDMTAALTEEVKKEWAKNIPLRRGGTPEDVANVATFLASDLSSYVSGQVIHCCGGMNM
- a CDS encoding tRNA-dihydrouridine synthase family protein — translated: MQDKKRLPIHFAPLQGFTDAPYRNAHESIFGGIETYYTPFVRLEKGEFRNKELREIEPENNTVQHLVPQLIAATPDELRKIVALFLDKGYTETDINLGCPFPMLARRHKGSGILPYPKEVEELLNTILEFPDMKFSVKMRLGWESPEECLALLPILNNLPLRQITLHARVGKQQYKGTTDRNAFETFYNECKHTLLYNGDIASIEDIDRLLNRFPNLSGVMIGRGLLANPALASEYLKGEKLSRSEMLEKVRAFHTLLLNHYEAHLQGNDQLVTKMKSIWEYLLPEMDKKLKKKILKSTKLETYRTAVSEGLK
- a CDS encoding RluA family pseudouridine synthase: MTVIYEDNHIIVVNKTSSEIVQGDKTGDTPLSEIVKQYLKEKYNKPGNVFLGVVHRLDRPVSGIVLFAKTSKALPRLNEMFKNSEVKKTYWAIVKNCPKEPEGELVHYLVRNEKQNKSYAYDKEVPNSKKAILDYKLIGHSQNYYLLEVNLKTGRHHQIRCQLAKMGCPIKGDLKYGSPRSNPDGSICLHSRYVSFIHPVSKERIELEAPVPEDNLWKGFEMIG